Proteins encoded by one window of Anaeromyxobacter diazotrophicus:
- a CDS encoding hemerythrin domain-containing protein yields the protein MDAIETLMTEHRLIERAIGALAGFADEVRRKDGDDKEELARFVTFLREFADTHHHGKEEDILFAAMVEAGFPRHGGPVAVMLMEHEAGRAHIRALAELAAQQAPWSPDDRQRLADAAHGYGNLLRAHIHKEDAVLYPMAEQRLPQESLERVSAECAAHDAAGADSGRQDELHALAQALLARHAPLDRDESSARPPPRSLQGCC from the coding sequence ATGGACGCCATCGAGACCCTGATGACCGAGCACCGGCTGATCGAGCGCGCCATCGGCGCGCTGGCCGGCTTCGCCGACGAGGTCCGCCGGAAGGACGGCGACGACAAGGAGGAGCTGGCGCGGTTCGTCACCTTCCTGCGCGAGTTCGCCGACACGCACCACCACGGCAAGGAGGAGGACATCCTCTTCGCCGCGATGGTCGAGGCGGGGTTCCCCCGCCACGGCGGCCCGGTGGCCGTGATGCTCATGGAGCACGAGGCGGGGCGCGCCCACATCCGCGCGCTCGCGGAGCTCGCCGCCCAGCAGGCGCCCTGGAGCCCGGACGATCGCCAGCGCCTGGCCGACGCCGCCCACGGGTACGGCAACCTCCTGCGGGCCCACATCCACAAGGAGGACGCCGTCCTCTACCCGATGGCGGAGCAGCGCCTGCCGCAGGAGAGCCTGGAGCGGGTCTCGGCCGAGTGCGCCGCGCACGACGCCGCCGGGGCCGACTCCGGCCGCCAGGACGAGCTGCACGCCCTCGCCCAGGCGCTCCTCGCCCGGCACGCTCCCCTCGACCGGGACGAGAGCTCGGCCAGGCCGCCGCCTCGCTCCCTCCAGGGCTGCTGCTGA
- a CDS encoding FAD-dependent oxidoreductase: MPIKARLPELGDWKAQVKCQIGCPVTTDAGRYVQLIAEGRDEEAYLVARAPNPFASVCGRVCAAPCEDACRRGSVDAPIAIRALKRTVTEKFGVESMRPDTQDRLLDAGFGEGNRYVDHLPVTPFGRAHAAGRKVAVVGAGPAGLSAAHDLALLGYAVTVLEASEEPGGMMRFGIPEYRLPRSLIAAEIDKIRGLGVTLELSSPLTAERGLAALRAEGFEAVFLTVGVQRGRDLQIPGVELDGVVKAVDYLLNANRGYRMDLGRRVVIIGGGFVAFDAARTALRVGREDEPALSQAVGVGGERMKEAFDSAREALRGGAAEVTIASLESFEEMPVLRTTQGHEEFEEARREGVRFQPRRGPRRLLGDGRLRAVELRRVTSVFDAAGRFAPQYDDADLLTVEADACVLAIGQRADLSFLQPGDGVALTPGGTIQVDRETLATTAPGVYAGGDVAFGPRNLIEAVANGKRAARSIHRYLARDAARLEAVVDVEKIPTRSYRMIAGFELLDRVPPDTLPLGRRTGIAEVETGYGEVEARRQAARCLVCHVQTIYDPEKCVLCNRCVDVCPEYCLALVPLEELDLPEAERAALVAAAGANGLPLSAMVKDDTACIRCGLCAIRCPTDAMTMERFTISERWAPAQPAAPGEEKR, translated from the coding sequence ATGCCGATCAAGGCGCGCCTCCCGGAGCTCGGCGACTGGAAGGCCCAGGTGAAGTGCCAGATCGGCTGTCCGGTGACCACGGACGCCGGCCGGTACGTGCAGCTCATCGCCGAGGGCCGGGACGAGGAGGCTTACCTCGTCGCGCGCGCGCCGAATCCGTTCGCGTCCGTGTGCGGCCGCGTCTGCGCCGCCCCCTGCGAGGACGCCTGCCGGCGCGGCTCCGTCGACGCGCCCATCGCGATCCGCGCGCTGAAGCGGACCGTCACCGAGAAGTTCGGCGTCGAGTCGATGCGGCCCGACACCCAGGACCGGCTGCTCGACGCCGGCTTCGGCGAGGGCAACCGGTACGTGGACCACCTCCCGGTGACGCCGTTCGGGCGCGCCCACGCCGCCGGTCGCAAGGTGGCGGTGGTGGGCGCCGGGCCGGCGGGCCTCTCGGCGGCCCACGACCTGGCCCTCCTCGGCTACGCCGTGACCGTCCTCGAGGCCTCCGAGGAGCCGGGCGGCATGATGCGCTTCGGCATCCCCGAGTACCGGCTCCCGCGCAGCCTCATCGCGGCGGAGATCGACAAGATCCGCGGGCTGGGCGTCACGCTGGAGCTCTCCTCGCCCCTGACCGCCGAGCGCGGGCTGGCGGCGCTCCGCGCCGAGGGGTTCGAGGCCGTCTTCCTCACCGTCGGCGTGCAGCGCGGCCGCGACCTGCAGATCCCCGGCGTCGAGCTCGACGGCGTGGTCAAGGCCGTCGACTACCTCCTCAACGCGAACCGCGGCTACCGGATGGACCTCGGGCGGCGCGTGGTGATCATCGGCGGCGGGTTCGTCGCCTTCGACGCGGCCCGCACCGCGCTGCGGGTCGGCCGCGAGGACGAGCCTGCGCTCTCGCAGGCGGTGGGCGTGGGCGGCGAGCGCATGAAGGAGGCGTTCGACTCGGCGCGCGAGGCGCTCCGGGGCGGCGCGGCGGAGGTGACCATCGCCTCGCTGGAGTCGTTCGAGGAGATGCCGGTCCTCCGCACCACGCAGGGGCACGAGGAGTTCGAGGAGGCCCGGCGCGAGGGCGTGCGCTTCCAGCCCCGCCGCGGCCCCCGGCGCCTCCTGGGCGACGGGCGGCTGCGCGCGGTCGAGCTGCGGCGGGTCACCTCGGTCTTCGACGCCGCCGGCCGGTTCGCGCCGCAGTACGACGACGCCGATCTCCTGACGGTGGAGGCGGACGCCTGCGTGCTCGCCATCGGCCAGCGCGCGGATCTGTCCTTCCTCCAGCCCGGGGACGGGGTCGCGCTGACGCCGGGGGGCACCATCCAGGTGGACCGGGAGACGCTCGCCACCACCGCGCCCGGCGTCTACGCCGGCGGCGACGTGGCGTTCGGGCCGCGCAACCTCATCGAGGCGGTCGCGAACGGCAAGCGGGCGGCGCGCTCCATCCACCGCTACCTGGCGCGCGACGCGGCGCGGCTGGAGGCGGTCGTCGACGTCGAGAAGATCCCGACCCGCAGCTACCGGATGATCGCCGGGTTCGAGCTCCTCGATCGCGTGCCGCCGGACACCTTGCCGCTCGGGCGCCGCACCGGCATCGCGGAGGTGGAGACGGGGTACGGCGAGGTGGAGGCGCGCCGGCAGGCCGCCCGCTGCCTCGTCTGCCACGTCCAGACCATCTACGACCCGGAGAAGTGCGTCCTCTGCAACCGGTGCGTCGACGTCTGCCCCGAGTACTGCCTGGCGCTGGTGCCGCTCGAGGAGCTCGACCTGCCCGAGGCCGAGCGGGCCGCCCTCGTCGCCGCCGCGGGGGCGAACGGGCTGCCGCTGTCGGCGATGGTGAAGGACGACACCGCCTGCATCCGTTGCGGCCTGTGCGCCATCCGCTGCCCGACCGACGCGATGACGATGGAGCGCTTCACGATCAGCGAGCGGTGGGCCCCGGCGCAGCCGGCCGCCCCCGGCGAGGAGAAGCGATGA
- a CDS encoding QcrA and Rieske domain-containing protein — protein sequence MSDGSDRREFLKRLGIGAGLAAVACQGAASLRSLVPNVSYDAPTTVKLGPPAEFPDGMKFLPEQRLFVFRENRIFHAISAVCTHLGCTVRAEALAHYEVRKIGGSEVKLTHRFLCPCHGSRYEGDGTNVAGPAPKPLAWYELSIAPDDGQLVVDLAKPVDHAFRLTIA from the coding sequence ATGAGCGACGGCTCGGATCGCAGGGAGTTCCTCAAGCGGCTCGGGATCGGGGCCGGCCTGGCCGCCGTCGCGTGCCAGGGCGCCGCCTCGCTGCGCTCGCTCGTGCCGAACGTCTCGTACGACGCGCCCACCACCGTCAAGCTGGGCCCCCCGGCCGAGTTCCCCGACGGGATGAAGTTCCTCCCCGAGCAGCGCCTGTTCGTGTTCCGGGAGAACCGGATCTTCCACGCCATCTCGGCGGTGTGCACGCACCTCGGCTGCACCGTCCGCGCCGAGGCGCTGGCGCACTACGAGGTGCGGAAGATCGGGGGGTCGGAGGTGAAGCTCACCCACCGCTTCCTCTGCCCGTGCCACGGCTCGCGCTACGAGGGCGACGGCACGAACGTGGCCGGCCCCGCGCCGAAGCCGCTCGCCTGGTACGAGCTGTCGATCGCGCCGGACGACGGGCAGCTGGTGGTGGACCTCGCGAAGCCGGTGGATCACGCGTTCCGGCTCACGATCGCGTAG